The Chloroflexus aggregans DSM 9485 genome segment TTGCGCAACCCACGTAACCCTAGTCGGTCAAGGATGAGCCAACTGACCGGCATTGCCAGGATATCCAAACCAAAATCGAGCAGATCGAGCACGATCGGTAATGCGATTGGGATGTAGTGCATTGTTGTGAAGAAACCGGCATCTGGCGGTACCTGCAAGCTGCGCAAGCGCTGCCATATCAACCAGAGCACGATCCCTGCCAGGATCAGGCCGCTCAGCATAGCAATGAGCAGCCACCCCACAATTGTCATTAACCGGTCACTCATCCTGATTTCCTTGGCCCTAGCCCAACCCAGAGCAGCGCTGTAACACTTACGATGAGGAGCAAGGTGGTAAGAGTACTAAACTCTAACACGGCTCCAAAGCGCGGTTGCGAGCGGTCGATGATGGTCAATGGCGTTACGAGCGGCTCTGTTAGTCCGTAGAGCCACGCGACGATCGGACTAGCGGGGCGCGCAGCTAACAGCTTCAGCACCAATCGCACGATCAGTAGCCCGCAGAGTGTACCACCAAGGATGGCGATTATCTCGCGCCACTGAGCTGTCGAGCCGAACTTCATGCTTACGCTCCTTGTGGAACTGTTGGCCGTTATTGTACGTCTCTTTTATTGTACAAGAACACAAGCGATAGTTGCGATTGGTTATGCAATCGCGCCTGTGTCGCAATCCTGCGTTGAGCATTTTCAGCGAAATATGACCGAAGACCTATGGTATTTGTCATTGTCTTTTGTTACACTATAAGCTACCCTTACTTATCAGCGTCAGGTCACGGGGTCAACGAAACGGGCACGATCGAAGGCAACCGGTATGATTAAGCCAATCGTATCAGCTAGAACAGAGCACCCTATGCCGATGACCGGAATGTTCCGGTTGCGTCGATTCGGCCTGTTTACACTCATGATCGGGATCGAGCTATGCTTGTTGGTGAGTGCAGTTGGTTGGTTGCTCAGTGCAACTCCGTCGCGTACACCATTGTCGGCAAACCCCGATTTGACGCCCCTCGTCGATGAGATCCGAGGTCGAATGAGTGGGGAAATCGTCGATCCGCTGATTGAGGTGAAACCGGGGATTACTATTCGGGTCAGCAATATCCGTGGTTTTCGGTATGCTGGCTCGATCTACTACTACTACATCGAAGGTGCGCCCAACTACGATCCGCTCTCCCGCGGCATCATCCGGCCCGATCAAGTTGAAATTGTCCTGCGTGAGACGAGTGGTGCGCAGACGATTGTCCTCTATCGGGTGTATTAAAACCGACGCCGGCCTTCATCCCAATCACCCCAATCACGCTCTTCAGCGGCGCGAATAGCACGTCGCCTGAGCACCCGTCGTGCAATCGGTATTACCTCTTGCAAGACGGCCCACAGTTGCTCTTCAAGCTGAGGCTGCGTTGCCAACGCTGCTTCAATGGCTACCGCATCGATGCCACGGGCGTGTAAAGCAGCCGCAATCGTTTTTGCCCGCTCGCGATCACTGCTAGCCAATGCCGCGATCAATTCCTCTTCGAGCGTCATCGGTACCTCCCATCGCGTGTTAGGCGGTTAAAATGATCGGTCCTTCATCGGTAATGGCGAGCGTATGCTCAAACTGGGCCGACCGCTTGCCATCAGCCGTCCGTACCGTCCAACCGTCACGGTCGACTTTGGTTGCCGCCGTACCGACATTAATCATCGGCTCAATAGTAAAGACCATCCCGGCCACGATTTTACGGGTCTGGCGAGGGTCGTCGTAGTGCAAAATGGTTGGCTCCTCGTGCAGATCACGACCCAAGCCGTGACCGGTATATTCGCGCACCACAGCAAAACCGTTGGCTTCAGCATAGCGTTGAATAGCTGCGCCGATCGCCCGCAATGGATTACCGACACGCGCCTGCTCAATTCCCAGCTCAAGGCAACGACGGGTGACATCGAGGAGGCGTTGTGTCTCTTCATCAACCTCACCCACGGCGAAGGTTTCGCAAGCGTCGCCGATCCAACCGTTGAGGCGCAAGCCGATATCGATTCCAACAATATCACCTTGCCGTAGCCGGTCGCGCTTGCTCGGAATACCGTGGCAGATCACATCGTTAATTGAAGCGCAGATGGTACCGGGGAACGGAGGCACGTAGTTACGGCGACCCGCCGGTACATACCCTTTATAAACTGGTTCGGCGCCGTGTGAACGGATAAACTCCTCAGCAATCGCGTCCAGTTCAGCCGTGGTTACGCCCGGACGGATATGTTCGCGCAGCACGTTGAACGTCTGCCGCACCAGTTGACCGGCGGTACGTAACAATTCAATCTGTGCAGGAGATTTCAGAATAATCGGCATGATACCCTCACTTCAAACAGTTTTGTCGGTGATGAACGTTTTGGTGCCACTGAGACAAACAGTTCGATCACGTCATGGTGTTAGCGAGACCGCACGACCGATAGCCTTACGGTGCGGGATGGATGACACACGATCCCCTCACCCATCCCCTACGCCTCATCCGCCGATGCCTCTGGCGCCGGTGGGCGTGGCAGCAAGCCGGCCCGTTCCACGACCCGCGGGATGGCGCGTGTCCAGTCTACCGACATCAGATGCACACCGGCCACACCTTCGATACTGAGCAGCTCGGTGACTAACTCGGCAGCCAGCGCAATGCCTTCGGCTTCACTATCGGTGGCGCGCTGCATCCGCTCAACAATCACATCAGGCATAAGGGTACCAGGTAAATGATCGCGTAGATAGATCGCCGATTGTGGCCGACGCAAAATCATCACACCGGCCAGAATGTAAGCCTGTTGGTGCAAACCGGCAGCACGCACATCTGCCATCCATTGCCGGAAACGGTTGACATCGAAGATCAACTGGGTCTGCACAAACTCAGCGCCAGCCTCGATCTTTTTTTCCAGCCGTGCTGCTCGTTCGACGTTTGGGTTTGCGACACTACCGATAAAAAAACGCGGTGCCTCTTTCAATGGCGTACCCGATTGGAACGTGCCCTGATCGCGGAGGGTGCGCAGCATCCGGATCAGTTGGAACGAGTTAAGATCGAGCACATTTTTTGCTTCGGGATGATCACCAATGCGCGGATGGTCGCCGGTCATTGCCAAAAGATTGCGCACACCGAGCGCCGATGCACTGAGCGCATCGGCTTGGAGGGCGATCCGATTACGGTGCTGGCACGTCATTTGCATAATCGGCTCAATGCCGAGTTGGTGCAAAATGACGCTACCGCCAAGCGATGACATGCGAGCGATCCCGCGCTGATTATCGGTCAGGTTCACCGCATCGACGTAGGTGCGAAGGTTTTGCGCCAGGGTTTCTAGATGAGCGCGTGCCGCCCCCTTTGGCGGTGCAATCTCACCGGTAACAACCGTTTGTCCGGCGGCGAGTCGGCGTTGCAGGGTCGAGTGCATAACTATTCGTCGGCAAGAGCCTGTTGCAGATCGGCGATCAGATCATCAGCATCTTCAATCCCGCATGAGAGTCGGATCAAGTTATCGCGGATGCCAACCGCCAGGCGTTCTTCACTGCTTAGTTCATAGTAACTCATGAGCGCCGGTTGTTCAACCAGGCTTTCGACACCGCCGAAGCTAGGGGCAATATACGGTAGCCGGAGCTTGTCGACAACGGCCATCGCGCTGGTCAGATCGCCTGCAACCTCGAACGACACCACGCCGCCGAAGCCGCGCATCTGGGCACGGGCAATTGTGTGATCGGGGTGATCGGGCAGGCCAGGGTAATGTACCCGCGTTACCCGTGGGTGGTGGGCGAGAAACTCGGCGACGGCTTGCCCATTCTGATTGTGGCGCTCCATCCGCAAGGCAAAGGTCTTGAGGCCACGACCGAGCAGATAGGCCGCGTGCGGATCACAGATTCCACCAAGGATTCCCTGCGTTTCCCGGAGTGCTTTGATGATCGGCGGACGGCCAATAATGACTCCGGCCAAAAGATCATTGTGTCCGGCTAAATATTTGCTACAACTGTGTACCACCAGATCGATCCCGTATTCAAGCGGACGCATGTTGTAGGGGGTGGCAAATGTAGCATCGATCACCGTTTTGATCCGGTGCTCGCGCGCTATCTTCGCCACTGTGGTCAGATCGATCACGCGCAGGTACGGATTCGTCGGCGCTTCGGTAACGATCAAGCGCGTGCGCCCCGGTTCGATTGCCGCTGCTATGGCTGCCGGGTCAGCAGCGGCGACCACACTATGACGCACCCCGAGCCGGGCCAGCATGGTGCTGACAAATTGACGGGTACGGCGGTAGCCGTCGTCGGATAGGATCACGTGGCTACCGGTGGGAAGCATCGCAAGCATTACTGTAGTCAGCGCATTCATCCCGGAGGCGCAGAGGAGTGCCTCGGCGGGGGCATGCGGTGACTCCAGCGCGGCGAGACGGGCTTCAACGGCGCGCACGGTTGGATTTCCGTACCGACCATACTCTTCGCGCTCTAGTTCGCCCGCCTGAAAGGCGATGAGTTCAGCGCTGTCACGGAATGTGTACGTAGCGCTATGGACGACAGGGGGTGTAATCGCATCAAATGCGCGCCGGCGTGGTTCGCCTGCGTGGACGGCGGCCGTACCAAGGCCGGGAGATTGGTTCGTGGGCATAAAAAACCTCTCATCAAGGCGATGAGAGTGCTATTGACGTACTCTTGCTATCGGCAAGATGACGCCGCTCTCCTCTCATCTGCCAGCCTTATGCTGCCGGAGTTGCCACCCGTCAGGGATGTATGCCGTCGGGTTGGCGCGGTTTCATCGGGCCGGTCCCTCCACCGCTCTGGATGAGTGCAGCGTTCTGCAATTACCGGTGAGTATAACAAGGGATAAGGAGATTGTCAATGCAAGAAGAAGCCTTTGTGGTATGACGACCCATGGCGATGTATATCTTACTGAAGCCGCCAGCGCCACAGATCGATTCCAAAGTTACGGTGGTAAGGGTATAGATTGACTATGCCCTCACCATCACACTCGTAAGAAGGCCGACATGATCACCACATCATGCAACTCACCGTTGCGGTCGATCGCGTGACGGGCCAATTGGCCTTCGACTGCAAAACCGAGACGCGAGAAGATGGCTTGACCGGCTTTCAACGCGGCGAGCATCGCTACTGTCACCTTCTGCGCACCGAGATCGCGAGCTGTATCAACAATAGCCTGGGCCATATAGGTGCCAAGCCCGCTCCGTCGCCAACCCGGCTTCACGATTAACCGCAGCTCGGCCACGTGGTTCGACCAACCCGGTACACGCCGCGCCGACGTGTAGGCGACAATCGAGCCGTCATCAGCGACTGCGACAATCTGTCGCCAATTCTCAGCATATGAGGCGTTGACGAGCCGGGCAATAATTTCCGGGTTAGTAAAGTCTTCTTCAAGATACAACAGATCATCTTTTGGTAAACTCAGACCAAAATCGGCCAACGCTGTTCGATCATTTTCTACCAGTGGCCGAATGGTTACTTGTCGGCCATCTTTCAATGCTACATTGCTAATCGCATCGCTGCGTAGGGCCATGCCCAGCCTCCTGCGGTGTGCTGATGAGGGATCCGACGTTCCGTTTAAGTATGTGAAATATACCACATGAAGTTACACCTCGGTTACGTTTCCGAAGCCCAACTTGATTGAACATGAAGGTGTTTCTTTACGATAAGATTGTGATTGAAGCTGGTATAATGATAACCGTTCCGTGAAAGAGGCAGCAACCGGCGGAGTCGCCGACGACCTGTCGTAAGGAGGTTGTGATGAGCGAAAAGCGTGAAGTCGTCGTACTGAGCGGCGTGCGCACGGCTATTGGCACGTTTGGTGGCAGTCTCAAAGATACCCCCCCAACCGAACTTGCTGCACTGGTAACGCGCGA includes the following:
- a CDS encoding YggT family protein, encoding MKFGSTAQWREIIAILGGTLCGLLIVRLVLKLLAARPASPIVAWLYGLTEPLVTPLTIIDRSQPRFGAVLEFSTLTTLLLIVSVTALLWVGLGPRKSG
- the map gene encoding type I methionyl aminopeptidase; protein product: MPIILKSPAQIELLRTAGQLVRQTFNVLREHIRPGVTTAELDAIAEEFIRSHGAEPVYKGYVPAGRRNYVPPFPGTICASINDVICHGIPSKRDRLRQGDIVGIDIGLRLNGWIGDACETFAVGEVDEETQRLLDVTRRCLELGIEQARVGNPLRAIGAAIQRYAEANGFAVVREYTGHGLGRDLHEEPTILHYDDPRQTRKIVAGMVFTIEPMINVGTAATKVDRDGWTVRTADGKRSAQFEHTLAITDEGPIILTA
- a CDS encoding methylenetetrahydrofolate reductase, with translation MHSTLQRRLAAGQTVVTGEIAPPKGAARAHLETLAQNLRTYVDAVNLTDNQRGIARMSSLGGSVILHQLGIEPIMQMTCQHRNRIALQADALSASALGVRNLLAMTGDHPRIGDHPEAKNVLDLNSFQLIRMLRTLRDQGTFQSGTPLKEAPRFFIGSVANPNVERAARLEKKIEAGAEFVQTQLIFDVNRFRQWMADVRAAGLHQQAYILAGVMILRRPQSAIYLRDHLPGTLMPDVIVERMQRATDSEAEGIALAAELVTELLSIEGVAGVHLMSVDWTRAIPRVVERAGLLPRPPAPEASADEA
- a CDS encoding trans-sulfuration enzyme family protein, with the protein product MPTNQSPGLGTAAVHAGEPRRRAFDAITPPVVHSATYTFRDSAELIAFQAGELEREEYGRYGNPTVRAVEARLAALESPHAPAEALLCASGMNALTTVMLAMLPTGSHVILSDDGYRRTRQFVSTMLARLGVRHSVVAAADPAAIAAAIEPGRTRLIVTEAPTNPYLRVIDLTTVAKIAREHRIKTVIDATFATPYNMRPLEYGIDLVVHSCSKYLAGHNDLLAGVIIGRPPIIKALRETQGILGGICDPHAAYLLGRGLKTFALRMERHNQNGQAVAEFLAHHPRVTRVHYPGLPDHPDHTIARAQMRGFGGVVSFEVAGDLTSAMAVVDKLRLPYIAPSFGGVESLVEQPALMSYYELSSEERLAVGIRDNLIRLSCGIEDADDLIADLQQALADE
- a CDS encoding GNAT family N-acetyltransferase; this encodes MALRSDAISNVALKDGRQVTIRPLVENDRTALADFGLSLPKDDLLYLEEDFTNPEIIARLVNASYAENWRQIVAVADDGSIVAYTSARRVPGWSNHVAELRLIVKPGWRRSGLGTYMAQAIVDTARDLGAQKVTVAMLAALKAGQAIFSRLGFAVEGQLARHAIDRNGELHDVVIMSAFLRV